The DNA window TTTGAAGTCTTTGATGGATATTGTCCTGTACTTATCCTCCACCTTCCCTTCTATTGTGTCAGACTCAACGATGTAGGGAAGCTCTATAATCTTGCCCTTTTCCCTGTCCATAGCGACAAGCTCTTTTGCTGCCTCTATGTCCCTGTCAGTAACACCCTCGATGTGAATGTCATACCTGGCACAGAGATATGTGTTGTATATGACCCCTCCTAAAATCAGGTTGTCCACCTTGTCGTAGATTGCATAGAGCGGCCCTATCTTGGTGTCATATTTTGCGCCAGCGACAACTGCAACAAACGGCCTTTCGGGGTTCATGATGCGACTCAAGTTCTCTATCTCCTGCTGCATGAGAAAGCCTGCATAGGATGGGAGATGCCTTGTAATATCGTAAGTTGAGGCATGTGGCTGCCATGAACCAAAAGCATCATTTATATAGATGTCTGCAAGGCCTGCAAGCTGAAGGGAAAAGCTCTCCCTGAGAGGGCCTTCTGCCTCCTCTCCCTGAAACCACCTTGTATTCGGGAGATATACGCCTCCGATTTTTCTGTCTTTCAGGTCTTTTATGGCGAGGTTTATCGATGTGTCAATACCTGCTATCCCTCGCTCAGGGTCAATATTAAATTTTGGAATATGGAACTTTGTGTGGAGCTTGTGTTCAAGGTATTCAACAATCGGTTCTACAGAATCCCCGAGGCTGCACCTTATCTGGCCTGTCTTTTTGTCCCTGGGCCTTCCCACATGAGTCATGAGGATAGGCCTGCCTCCCCTCTCCACTATGTTGTAAAGGGTGCCGAGACTTCGGTCTATCCTGTAAGGGTCTCTTACAACACCATTCTTTACGACATTGTGGTCAAACCTGACAAGGACTACCCTTCCATTGAGATCAGCCCCCTGAATCAGGGGAAGCCTTTTATCACGATTTTGTCCGGCCATGCTACATTTTACCAAAACTTCAACATATTTTGGGGATAGAAACCTTGAAAATAGAGTTAAGCAAGATATCACATAAAAGGCGAGATAACTAGTTACAAAAGAACTATTCCATATTTGTGAGAAATCGTCTATATTTATCATATTAATAATTGAAATGGTGAATAGAGTCTAAAAATTAGTAATGGTAAGACGCCATAAAAATAGAGCCTTATTTTCAAATCACTATCTCGCCAATCTCCTCCCCGGAGAAAATGAATGGAAGATAAATGTTGAATCAGTCTTTAAAAAGATAAAAACCCTCTATGACTCAAAGAAATTAGAACTCCCATCACTAAACGAAAGCCAGTTAAGAAAACATTTCCTTGATGGGATTTTTGAGATTCTCGGCTTTACCATTGATGTAGAGCCACCAGCCATAGGAGAGGAATGGGCAAAGAAGCCTGATTATGCCCTTTTCAGGGATAACGATGCACTAAGGTCCGCAAGAAAGAAAAAAGAAGGCAGATACTTTAGCACCGCCCTCTGTATCGGTGAGGCAAAGAGATGGGGAAGGCCACTTGATAGGAAATC is part of the Nitrospirota bacterium genome and encodes:
- a CDS encoding phosphoglycerate kinase; the encoded protein is MAGQNRDKRLPLIQGADLNGRVVLVRFDHNVVKNGVVRDPYRIDRSLGTLYNIVERGGRPILMTHVGRPRDKKTGQIRCSLGDSVEPIVEYLEHKLHTKFHIPKFNIDPERGIAGIDTSINLAIKDLKDRKIGGVYLPNTRWFQGEEAEGPLRESFSLQLAGLADIYINDAFGSWQPHASTYDITRHLPSYAGFLMQQEIENLSRIMNPERPFVAVVAGAKYDTKIGPLYAIYDKVDNLILGGVIYNTYLCARYDIHIEGVTDRDIEAAKELVAMDREKGKIIELPYIVESDTIEGKVEDKYRTISIKDFKKRKRYGYVLDIDPESLIDEKVSKIIADARTIFVNAVMGFTPHFTLGSEALDSTIDKNSIALKMYGGGDTLQEFKSLCPGLYLSVMDNAKYYFFTGGGTVLTAIEQGSPYGLKPVQSLMENKERFGKDAR